From the genome of Miscanthus floridulus cultivar M001 chromosome 10, ASM1932011v1, whole genome shotgun sequence, one region includes:
- the LOC136487326 gene encoding uncharacterized protein isoform X2, with translation MASSLEDLTTKFDLLSHKFESFQDMMKESLDKWSRMEAWRMTADESFGALLHQTTTVAERADTATAPINQLEHHPPPPPPPLPLPPSSHVLPLHQAFPAAADLNRLVQDHRVLGEGILGTLPCPVTGFIQKIIKGDLFVKGNYGIPPRKQYEKILEDSRMLSTETDPEGLPCGAGRPACRSH, from the exons ATGGCGTCTTCCCTGGAGGACTTGACGACGAAGTTCGACCTGCTGTCCCACAAGTTTGAGAGCTTTCAAGACATGATGAAGGAATCACTCGACAAGTGGAGCAGGATGGAGGCGTGGCGGATGACGGCCGACGAGTCGTTCGGCGCATTGCTTCACCAGACGACCACCGTGGCGGAGCGTGCCGACACCGCGACGGCCCCAATCAACCAGCTGGAGCaccacccaccaccaccaccgccgccgctgccgctgccacctTCTTCGCACGTTCTGCCTCTGCATCAAGCGTTCCCGGCGGCGGCGGATTTGAACCGGCTTGTGCAAGATCACCGGGTGTTGGGCGAGGGGATCCTTGGAACCCTGCCATGCCCAGTCACGG gatttatccagaaaatcatcaagggggacctattcgtcaaaggaaattacggaATTCCACCACGTAAACAGTAtgagaagattctagaagactccaggatgCTCTCCACAGAAACAGACCccgaggggctgccatgtggggccggccggccggcctgtaGGTCCCATTAG
- the LOC136487325 gene encoding putative disease resistance protein At1g50180: protein MDLVAGAVGSILTKLGELLHEEYKLQKGLPEQIEYLKNELESAHTALCKVGETPPEHLDRQVRLWAGDVREASYDMEDILDAFLVDVVEGAAPAETKSKKGLLKRLKKMAKLLKESKARHDIAGAIEDMKKRLQEVWDRRERYSIPVAVPAPATKLDPRLVDMHKEAAQIIGIERARAELIDMFQSSTHGHGDAGASSSSNRTNIVSVVGAGGLGKTTLAKAVYDELSTGYDCRAFVSVGCNPDLVQVFTSIFFGLDQNKYQAIRDIKDLQLLIVELRKFLENKRFFIVIDDVWDINSWKALGLALHQKNNGSRVVKTTRNLEVACVDEVYQLGPLSHDNSKKLFYMRLFGGEDNCPAHHPEGASEKILHKCGGVPLAIITMASLLVGKSRNDWFEVCNSPGFYGGRDNRQVDDTEWILSLSYYDLPSHLKTCLLYLSVYPEDYEIEKDSLIWKWVAEGFIEKKTGTSLFQRGEEYFHQLINRSMIQGVESEVDGIIHGCRVHDMVLDLIRGLAGEENFITISNEDGRTSSRHNLRRLAHQNRILLLGQSHRHRDTTQLRSLVAHGCDIRGWILSPSFKLLRVLALETCTSSNIQEYGRRWLEHLGELVHLRYLGLRHTNVRELPKAIGALKLLQTLDMLDTELHQLPWSISLLTRLVCLRCDSIFVMVPDGFLQKVTSLEELQISVCMLSSESERQFLKELGNQSLLRVLRVNGLGRLDESMQAELLKSLGNLQELQHLDLDYNLIRETSPASVEWDKAVLPEHLRRLRIQSIWFPCVPSFIYPTLLPNLCYLWLHVDHMDEAGLRALGGLPDLRCLSILPPDLIRGPTDYGMVVNIAAHDVFFPKLRILRLAGWMVQLATNGDSTSASLSIWRGGQDAAMVFDSDSKAEDGGRSRVARAPVAVMPNLQELVFTVPIRAFYKDIHATCDNNLGLDLECLPSLRYFLARLDCKDAFREDVNKANAELRRLAQLHPNSSALRFEVGKINVEDMMAGPIHSDGEESWEIQPFAS, encoded by the exons ATGGATCTTGTGGCTGGGGCAGTGGGCAGCATCCTCACCAAGCTCGGCGAGCTCCTGCATGAGGAGTACAAGCTGCAGAAGGGCCTGCCGGAGCAAATCGAGTATCTGAAAAATGAGCTCGAGAGTGCGCACACGGCTCTCTGCAAGGTGGGCGAAACGCCGCCAGAGCATCTGGATCGACAGGTCCGGCTGTGGGCTGGCGACGTCAGAGAGGCGTCCTACGACATGGAGGACATCCTCGACGCCTTCCTCGTCGATGTCGTGGAGGGGGCCGCCCCTGCTGAGACTAAAAGCAAGAAAGGCTTGCTTAAACGTCTCAAGAAGATGGCCAAGTTGTTGAAGGAGAGCAAGGCACGCCACGACATCGCCGGCGCGATCGAGGACATGAAGAAACGACTCCAGGAGGTGTGGGACCGCCGCGAGAGGTACTCCATACCCGTTGCAGTGCCTGCGCCGGCCACCAAACTGGATCCTCGCCTTGTGGACATGCACAAAGAGGCAGCACAGATTATCGGCATCGAGAGGGCGAGGGCGGAGCTCATAGACATGTTTCAGTCATCGACCCACGGCCACGGAGATGCTGGCGcctccagcagcagcaaccgGACCAATATAGTTTCTGTGGTCGGAGCTGGTGGTCTGGGCAAGACCACTCTTGCCAAGGCGGTTTACGACGAGCTGAGTACGGGATATGATTGTCGAGCCTTTGTTTCGGTTGGCTGCAATCCTGACCTGGTGCAAGTCTTCACCAGCATCTTCTTCGGTCTCGACCAAAATAAGTACCAGGCCATTCGTGATATAAAGGACCTACAACTGCTCATTGTCGAACTCCGAAAATTCCTTGAAAACAAAAG GTTCTTCATCGTTATTGACGACGTATGGGACATAAATTCTTGGAAAGCATTAGGATTAGCTTTGCATCAGAAGAATAATGGAAGTAGAGTAGTCAAAACTACTCGAAATCTAGAAGTAGCCTGTGTCGATGAAGTTTACCAGCTTGGTCCTCTTTCACATGATAACTCAAAGAAGCTATTTTATATGAGGCTATTTGGTGGTGAAGACAACTGTCCTGCTCATCATCCTGAAGGGGCATCTGAAAAGATTCTACACAAATGTGGTGGTGTGCCATTAGCTATCATCACAATGGCTAGCTTGTTGGTGGGCAAATCAAGAAACGATTGGTTTGAGGTCTGCAACTCTCCTGGTTTCTATGGTGGCAGAGACAACAGGCAGGTAGATGATACTGAGTGGATATTGTCCCTTAGCTACTATGATCTGCCTTCTCATCTAAAGACCTGCTTATTGTACCTAAGTGTGTATCCCGAAGACTATGAGATTGAGAAAGATTCCTTGATATGGAAGTGGGTAGCTGAAGGTTTTATAGAGAAGAAAACAGGAACAAGCTTGTTTCAGCGGGGAGAGGAATACTTCCATCAGCTCATAAACAGGAGCATGATCCAAGGGGTAGAGTCAGAAGTGGATGGCATCATACATGGCTGTCGTGTTCATGACATGGTCCTTGATCTTATTCGTGGTCTGGCAGGCGAAGAAAATTTTATCACTATCTCAAATGAGGATGGACGAACATCATCGCGACACAATTTGCGCCGGTTAGCTCACCAAAATAGGATACTACTTTTGGGTCAATCTCATCGTCATAGGGACACAACACAACTGAGGTCATTGGTTGCCCATGGGTGTGATATCCGTGGTTGGATCTTGTCTCCGAGCTTTAAACTCTTACGTGTGCTAGCTTTAGAGACGTGCACATCATCTAATATTCAGGAGTATGGCAGGCGCTGGCTTGAGCATCTTGGAGAACTAGTTCATTTGAGGTACCTAGGGCTACGACATACAAACGTTCGAGAGCTCCCGAAGGCGATAGGGGCTCTAAAGCTTCTACAGACATTGGACATGCTGGACACCGAACTACATCAGCTGCCATGGAGCATTAGCCTGCTAACGCGGTTGGTCTGCCTACGATGTGACAGCATATTTGTGATGGTGCCGGATGGGTTCCTCCAGAAGGTGACGTCACTGGAAGAGCTACAGATAAGTGTTTGCATGCTATCTTCTGAGTCCGAGAGGCAATTTTTGAAGGAGCTGGGCAACCAGAGCCTACTGAGGGTGCTCCGTGTGAATGGCCTAGGCAGGCTGGATGAGAGCATGCAGGCAGAACTTTTGAAGTCACTAGGCAATCTGCAGGAGCTCCAGCATCTGGATCTTGATTATAATCTGATTCGTGAAACTAGCCCTGCCTCAGTGGAGTGGGACAAAGCCGTGCTTCCGGAACATCTTAGGCGTCTCCGTATACAAAGCATCTGGTTCCCTTGTGTGCCGTCATTCATATATCCCACGCTTCTCCCCAACCTTTGCTACTTGTGGTTGCATGTGGATCATATGGACGAGGCAGGTCTGAGAGCCTTGGGTGGGCTGCCAGATCTCCGTTGCCTCTCCATTTTACCGCCTGATCTTATTCGTGGACCCACGGATTATGGGATGGTAGTTAATATTGCTGCCCATGATGTCTTCTTCCCCAAGTTGAGAATCCTCCGGTTGGCAGGCTGGATGGTCCAGTTGGCGACCAACGGTGACTCGACTAGTGCTTCGTTAAGCATCTGGAGGGGAGGACAGGATGCTGCTATGGTATTTGATTCCGATTCCAAAGCAGAGGATGGGGGCCGCAGCAGAGTAGCACGGGCCCCTGTTGCTGTGATGCCAAACCTCCAGGAGCTTGTGTTCACTGTCCCAATCAGGGCTTTCTACAAGGATATACATGCTACCTGTGACAATAATCTCGGCTTGGACTTGGAGTGCCTCCCTTCACTACGCTATTTCCTGGCACGTCTGGACTGTAAGGATGCCTTCCGTGAGGACGTGAACAAGGCAAATGCTGAGCTCAGGCGCCTAGCACAACTCCATCCCAATAGTTCCGCACTCAGATTCGAAGTGGGTAAAATTAATGTTGAAGATATGATGGCAGGACCAATACACAGCGACGGTGAAGAG TCTTGGGAGATTCAGCCTTTTGCCTCTTGA
- the LOC136487326 gene encoding uncharacterized protein isoform X1, with translation MASSLEDLTTKFDLLSHKFESFQDMMKESLDKWSRMEAWRMTADESFGALLHQTTTVAERADTATAPINQLEHHPPPPPPPLPLPPSSHVLPLHQAFPAAADLNRLVQDHRVLGEGILGTLPCPVTVGFIQKIIKGDLFVKGNYGIPPRKQYEKILEDSRMLSTETDPEGLPCGAGRPACRSH, from the exons ATGGCGTCTTCCCTGGAGGACTTGACGACGAAGTTCGACCTGCTGTCCCACAAGTTTGAGAGCTTTCAAGACATGATGAAGGAATCACTCGACAAGTGGAGCAGGATGGAGGCGTGGCGGATGACGGCCGACGAGTCGTTCGGCGCATTGCTTCACCAGACGACCACCGTGGCGGAGCGTGCCGACACCGCGACGGCCCCAATCAACCAGCTGGAGCaccacccaccaccaccaccgccgccgctgccgctgccacctTCTTCGCACGTTCTGCCTCTGCATCAAGCGTTCCCGGCGGCGGCGGATTTGAACCGGCTTGTGCAAGATCACCGGGTGTTGGGCGAGGGGATCCTTGGAACCCTGCCATGCCCAGTCACGG taggatttatccagaaaatcatcaagggggacctattcgtcaaaggaaattacggaATTCCACCACGTAAACAGTAtgagaagattctagaagactccaggatgCTCTCCACAGAAACAGACCccgaggggctgccatgtggggccggccggccggcctgtaGGTCCCATTAG